The sequence CCTCAACGAGACGATGGAACTCGTCATCGAGGGCCTCGAAGAGGCCCTCGGGGATGGTCCGCTCGCCGCCGAACCGGTCGAGGGTGCCCTCATCCGCCTCCACGACGCTCGCCTGCACGAGGACGCCATCCACCGCGGTCCCGCTCAGGTCATCCCGGCGGTCCGCGAGGCGGTCCACCGTGGCCTCATCGACGGCGAGATTCGCCTCCTCGAACCGATTCAGGACGTGCGCATCGACGTTCCCTCCGAGCACATGGGTGCCGCCTCCGGCGAGATCCAGGGCCGTCGCGGACGCGTCGACGACATGTATCAGGAAGGCGATCTGATGGTCGTCGAAGGCATCGCGCCGGTCGGGGAGATGATCGGCTTCTCCTCGGACATCCGCTCGGCCACCGAGGGACGCGCCTCCTGGAACACGGAGAACGCCGGGTTCCGCGTGCTCGCCGACAACCTCCAGCCGGAGAAGATCACCGAGATCCGCGAGCGCAAGGGCATGAAGACCGAACTGCCCGCGAGCATCGACTACTTCTAGGGAGCTCGTTTCCGAGTCCGGCAGGACTTTACCGCGCCCGATTCTACGTCCGGTAACGATCATGCAGGGCCAACAGCAACAGGCCTACGACCGGGGGATCACCATCTTCTCCCCGGACGGTCGCCTTTACCAGGTCGAGTACGCGCGCGAAGCGGTCAAACGAGGGACGACGAGCATCGGGGTTCGGACGGCGGATGGCGTCGTCCTCGTCGTCGACAAGCGCACGCGCTCGCCGCTCATGGAACCGAAGAGCATCGAGAAACTGCACAAAGTTGCCGATCACGTCGCTATCGCCAGCGCCGGGCACGTCGCCGACGCCCGACAGCTCATCGACTTCGCACGGCGGCGGGCGCAGGTCGAGGAACTGCGCTACGAGGAGCCCATGGACGTGGAAGCACTCACGAAAGCCGTCACTGACAACATTCAACAGTACACGCAGGTCGGCGGTGCCCGTCCGTTCGGCGCGGCCCTCCTTATCGGTGGCATCTCGGACGACGTCCCCCGCCTGTTCGAGACCGATCCCAGCGGGACGTCGAACGAGTGGAAGGCCGTCGCTATCGGTTCGGACCGTGCTGACGTTCAGTCCTTCCTCGAAGACGAGTGGCACGACGACCTCTCCATCGAGGAGGGCGTCGAACTGGGGATTCGGGCGCTCTCCCGCATTCGCGAGGAGTCGGTCGAACCCGCCGGCCTCGGGGTCGGGACCATCACGGTCGACAACCCCGTCTACGAGGAACTGAGCGACGAGGAGATTCAGGAATACGTCGACGACCTCGAGGACATCGAGGACGTCGAGGACGAGCAGGAATGACGCCGGAGAGCCCCTACGAGCCGGAGCTGGGGTCCATTCCGGAAGAGCGAGCGACGATGGACGACGACATGACCGCGAAAACGGGGACGACGTCCATCGGGATTGCCGTCGAGGACGGCGTCGTCATCGCGACCGATCGCCGCGCCAGTCTGGGCGGTCGAGTCGTCTCCAACAAACAGGTGATGAAAGTCGAGCAGATTCATCCGACGGCCGCCGTCACACTCGTCGGGAGCGTCGGCGGTGCCCAGTCGTTCGTCCGGTCGGTCCGCGC is a genomic window of Halanaeroarchaeum sulfurireducens containing:
- the psmA gene encoding archaeal proteasome endopeptidase complex subunit alpha; translation: MQGQQQQAYDRGITIFSPDGRLYQVEYAREAVKRGTTSIGVRTADGVVLVVDKRTRSPLMEPKSIEKLHKVADHVAIASAGHVADARQLIDFARRRAQVEELRYEEPMDVEALTKAVTDNIQQYTQVGGARPFGAALLIGGISDDVPRLFETDPSGTSNEWKAVAIGSDRADVQSFLEDEWHDDLSIEEGVELGIRALSRIREESVEPAGLGVGTITVDNPVYEELSDEEIQEYVDDLEDIEDVEDEQE